The Schistocerca gregaria isolate iqSchGreg1 unplaced genomic scaffold, iqSchGreg1.2 ptg000182l, whole genome shotgun sequence sequence CCGTTCCACGATCCTGCCCACCACGCGACAGTTGATGTCCTTTTGGAAGGGTATCTCGATCGTGGTGTTGTTTTCCGGACTCCAGACTTTGACATTTTGCCCTTTGTACTTTTCCTCGATTTTAAGCCGCAAGTTCTTCATTTCGGCCCGAGCGCCGTGAACAAGTATGATGTGGGGTGGATTGAGAGCGCCGATGAATTCCATATTTTGGGAATAGCCTACGTGAGCAGAAAAGGATACCGAATGAACAGCCAATTTGAGCGGTACAATTTTGCCATTCTTTAGTATGACGTTCGGCGGCTCTTTCAGAATCTCGTGAGCCAGCGTGTTTTCTACCGTATAACCAGCCATGATCACTGAGTTGCGTTCGTCGGTGCACCACCGGTCGAATATATCGCGAGACAGGCCAGACTGAAGCATTCCCGGACTAGAAAGAACGATGCAGGGGTGGCGGTCATTTAGGTCGTCCACGCTTCGAAGATCGCGAATGAATTGGAAATTAAAAGGGTTTTCGGACGCCATTCTTTTCTGAATAGAATCCACCATCATATCCACGTAAGTTTGATAAACTGTCATACACTTTTTACCTAAAGAAGTCGCAAAATAAACGGGGACCTTCTGAAGGTCTGGATGCCCTTTCCAAAATTCATCGATGATTAATAGGAGTTCTTGAGCTCGCCCGAGAGCAAATATAGGCAGAAGAACTCGACCCCCTCCCTTGATCGTGCGGACTATCTTATCCATCAGTCTAAATTCACGGTCCTTACGAGGCTCCTGATCTTGAATTCCGTAGGTAGACTCGACAATCAATATATCTGGAAAAAACGCTGGAAGCTCGGCCTCTTTCAAGTGCCTGTCCTCTTGACGCGAGTAATCACCGGTGTAGAGGATTTTTATTCCTCCAACTTCAATCATGAACATGGCTGCGCCGAGCACGTGGCCTGCGTTGTACGACCAAAAGCGCATACCTTTGTGGGAAATTTCCTGGTGGTAGTGCATTGTTTCGACTTTCTTCATGGTGCTGCGCAGATCCGACTCGTTCCACACGCCATCATGTGTGATCTTGATAGAATCCGTCAAAATCATATTGCTAATAGCCTTGGTGGGGTGTGTCATGAAAACCCGGCCGTTGAAATCAGTATGTTGCATCAGGTAGGGCAACGAGCCAACGTGGTCTACGTGGAAGCTGGAGAGCGTCGAAACAAACCCAACAAAAAGATTGAGGATCGTCGAATTAGAGGGGAATGAGGCAAAAACAAATTGAACAAAAAATTGGAGAAGCTATGGAAGTAGAAACGAACTGCGATATGAGGACGGTGTCAATTTTTGACATATCACCTAAATGCTCAAAATAGGGTCTCGCGTCGTGTTTTTCGTAGGCAGGGTGCGCACCGCAATCTAACATGAGCCTTTTGTTTTTATATTCCAAAACAAAGCAAGATCGACCGACTTCATTTCCGGCGCCCAACGTAGAAAATCTGAGTACAGAATTACCCAGTATGTGGGTTTCGCTTGAGGCTTGTTTCTTCATGGAATAGGCCATAACATGTTGAAACAAGTACTTACTGAAACGAAGAGAATATGAAAAAAAGTACAAATTTTGGATTTTGGGTGTCAAAAAGCTGATTTTTCTATTAACTCGGGGCAGGCAGAGACGCAAACTCTGATTTTTTTAACCGAAGATAAGCCCTCGGTGTTGTGTCGACCGGCTAGTGTGTTGTATAATTGGTTAGACTCTTTTCGAAGAACGTTAATATTTTTTAGTGAGAATTTTAATACACACCTCAGTACGAAGCtcgggttaaaaaaaaactattggcTTCATTTCGTTATAGATCGTTCGCTTTATTTTTTACGACTCTGTTATCAAATATCAATACCGACAGAAACATAGGTTTTGTGATTATACTTTTGTTTATAAGGTCTTTTCTGTATGATGTTATCAATCTCTAAAGGGGTTGTTCTGGCTTATTTTGCAGATTCTACATGCACTCAAAGCACATTCAAACTATCCACATTTGTACGTCCCTTTTCTTGAGTATGCTAGAAAAGCTAGTGACGGTTGTTCGCTGAATAACCCCACTTTTGTGCGAAAATCACCTCACAAGACCCATCAACCTCTCAGGGCCTGTCTCGGCTGACGGGGCTCAGGGAGGCGACTTTTGGTCTTTGACGCCAAAGGTCGGATTTTCGCTCTTTTTGGCGGTGGCCTTCCTTTTTGAAAACGAAAGTAGCAAGCTGCAGAGATGACGAAGTGAGCTCGAAAAAAGTACTAATTGAAATGCATCTCACCAACGTTTTAGTCGGCAACGCGGAAGTCTGAGTCCCGCTTCGTCCCATTACAACAGCGTCGATTCATAGCGAACAAAGCAAGGCAAGAGAAGTCTAGGGCTTTTAGAAGATGGACGAATCAGATAACAGATAGGATGAGTAGCTTGGCCTTCATGCCTAGTTCGCTGATGGTAATTCAGACGTCTCGCTTTCACACAAGTTCGGCATGTCGGAATAAAAAAGATTACTATGAAATTTTGGGTCTTAGTCGAAATGCCTCTAAAGATGAGATTAAGAAGGCATACAGAAAGTTAGCGATGAAATACCATCCGGATAGAAACTCCGATCCCTCTTCTCAGGAAAAGTTTAAGCTTATATCAGAGGCCTATTCCGTGCTAAGCGATGATAAAAAACGCCAAATCTATAACCAATTTGGCGAAGAGGGAGTGAGTGGATTTGGCTCTGCCGGCCCGATGGGCGGCATGTCACCTGAAGAGATATTTGCCCAGATGTTCGGTGGAGGCTTTCCAGGCGCTGAAAATCCATTTGTAAATTTTTCCTCCGAGGAAAAATTTACACAAGACATCGATCATGTTGTCTCGGTCAGTCTAGAGGATTTATATAATGGAAAGGACATAACCATCGAGCACGTTCGAAAAGTTATATGCGGCACTTGCAACGGAAAGGGTGCAAAACCACCATACAGCCCCCAAGTTTGCAGTGTTTGCAATGGCACTGGACAGCGGGTAACAACGAGGCATCTGGGTGGTATGTATCAACAGACAATCAACCAATGTAATGCCTGCTACGGAAAAGGTGAAACCATCCCTTCTTCTCACTTGTGCACCGAATGCGGCGGCTCCAAAATTGTCAGTAGGGTTGTCAGGAAGTCTATTAATATTCCGAGAGGCTCGCGTTCCGGCGAAGCAATTGTGTATCCAGGAGAAAGCCATCAAGTGCCAGGTGCAAAATCTGGAGACCTTCGCATATGGATAGAGGCCAAGCCCCATCCTGTGTTTAAGAGACTAAAAAATGATGGCCTGCTTGTTGAGCACACGCTTCCTTTGACCAATGCGCTCTCCGGATACGAATTCGGTATCAAGACCTTAGATGGAAGGCAGCTTATATTAAGGGAAGTGAGTGGATCAGGTAAAGTCATTAAGCCAGGGACTATTAAGATGATTCCAGGAGAGGGCATGCCGTCCCGGAAAACGGGATATAGTGGTAATTTATACGTTCGGTTTAACGTAGAATTTCCAGATGCCTATATGTTACCGTCTGAAAGTGTCAAAAGCTTAAGCACATTGCTAAAACAAGTCAGTTTCGTACCGAAAGCGGAAAAGTTAACCGACCTTCCTCCAGGTGCCACTCTGGCAAGAGTTGTAGAGGCGCCTCCTGGCGTTGTGCTAGAGGAAGAGGTTTCAGACATACCAAATTCCGGAAAGCGCAGGCGGTCAAGAACCTCGCATTCTAGTCAAGAACAACAGTGCACTCAAATGTAGAGTGTACAAAGTACGTGTTGATAGTGTCGAATCAGTCACTCTATTCAAGGTGTCTCTAGAAAATCTATTCTTGGCATTGATGCCAAATTTTGTGCTAAAAGCTAAATGCGGTATCTTCATCAGTATTCTATTTCTACAAGCGATTTGTGcgccatcaaaaattaaattctcctttacgtagatgtagaaatgtgaaACGTCGACGAGCCATACGACAAGGCAATCTCTGTTTTTGTATTAGTTTGTTTTCACGGCTAAGGTGTCATGTAACACAAGGCATGACGATGGTTTTGTGACGCGAGTGCATTGCATCAAACAGCCCTTTGCGACAGCTGAAAAAAGAGGCATGCGATTAAAACATGCTGTTTCTTCTAGTTGGAGGGTAGCAGAAGAGACTGTCGTTGCTAATCCCAAAAAAAGGAAAATGTGTGCCACAATAAACTAGTTACAGACAACAGTTATAAGTTGTCGTTTATGGTGACAATAAAAATATCCAGTCCACAAAAGTTGACATTAAATTGAAGCTTAGCTTAGTTTTGGCTGCATGCTTTTTCAATAGACCTCGCTGGCATCTAGGCTCCGCTTGTAGAAAGAAAGGAGCCGAGATAAAATGTTTGACACATACAATTAAGCAGCCAGCAACTGTTTTTTTCAAAAGTGACTTTTTCCTCAGTGCCTTAATAACAGGAGGCTCACACTTTGTAGATTTGCCTGCCTTCGCTAGCGCGTTATTCATTTTTTACGATTCTGAAAGTAAAGGAACAAAGCAGGTTGAATAGCGAAGTTAAATTTTGTCCATTAAACAAATGGCATCGTAACGATCTagattccttactgtattttcgtATGCGCAAAAATAATACCAAACTGTTAAAGCCACACCAAAGGTATTTTACTCGGTCGAGATCTTTTGAGGCGATTTTTTATTAGCACCTTTAGCGTTTAGTATTGAAACTTCCACAAATAAAAAAACGTTCAGCAAATTTGTTACAGCGCGCTCTACCTGGCAAATACGGGCCCGAGCCTACTCGACAAAGAGAGAGTAATTCAGTTAGCATTTAAGACAGAATGCCACGCTGAGTGAGGAGCATGTTTTGTCCCTTTTTTATGCACATCCCCCTATCGGTGAATACGAAGAAAATGAACGTTTTTTGAGTGAACTTTAGAGTATGCAAGTTTACGTAAAAGTCTGGTTTTGCTCTATGTGATTGGCCATTCGATCAAAGCTTATTCTATATTTACAGTTTTGAACATTTGGTATTGGACGCTGTGTGCGATCATACAGAAAACAAGTGTTGAATACTGGACACGATTCAGCTGGTCTTTGAGAGCTTCTGATATGTATTACCAGATCACAGCTCATAGAACAAATTCAAGCCTGAAATATTTCTGGTCTAATCCTAAAGCTCTCAAAAAATCGGTGACAGGCGGCTATCTGGGGGACATAGAtggggtcttacaaaaaggtacgactcaAAATTATCAGGTATTTTGCATATTTCTCTATCTACACTGTTTGCTGGATCTTTAACAGCCCTTTTGAAAAAAGAGTAGTACCTTCCAACGAATTTGGAATAGCTGTGCTAATGCAGTTTAATTGAGTAGATAGGAGCCCAAATAACGGCGTTTTTGAGGCGACTTATTTGAACGTCAAATGAGGAAAGGAGGCAAAAGTACTGCTTTCATTTTGTTCAACGTTGCCGTTCTAAATCTATATGTGCTGCGGGTCCGATGTGGCGCGAGTTCATAAAATTTATGAGGCCTTCTACCATGCCTGCGATTTACAGGCATTCCGGCCTGACTATCAGTTGGCTAAAATAAACAGTGGTTGAGCAGAACTGGTTTAAAAGTGCTGCGCGTCTGAATAAACAGGATACAGGAAGCTGCTAGTACATAGTAAAATCGTGTATAGAGCGTACAGATTAGAGGGAACGTTTCTATTGGCGCTGTAGATGCTCTTCATAAGTACCAGAGCGTCTATAGTCCAGTTCAGGACTGAGAAGAGCGCAGTTGGTGATAATCCCGGAAAAatacaaaagtatttttttttgcGATGTATTTCATGAATTCTGGAACATCCACGTCCTGGTTCAAAACGCAGAAAATGTAGCTGGAGTTGTCAGAGGAAACCGTTCAGTATCGTTTTTTTATATTGATCATGCATCACATGTTAGGCATATACGTTATGGTTTCTGTAAAGTATGCAGAAAATCAAAAGGGTTGCTAGTACATGAGAGCACAAGTTTTTTGTACAGGAtccttggtagaattttgtgccaGTTGAATTTAGGGGCGCTCTGTCGCAAAAATATCTGTGAAACCCTGATTTTATCCTGCACTAGTTTATATTTTGGAAGCGAGCTGTATAGCTTGCTAGATAAATAGTGTAGATTTCCACACAATTTAGGTAAGGCACAGGATAAAATTTTTTTACCTTTTTAAAAAACCCAGCCATGTCCATTTTCCATTTCTTCTAAAGGGATCATAAACCCAATATAACAAGCAAATATTATAGAGGTTTTTTTCAGACTCTCTCGATAATCTCTAATGGCAAATGACGTCGATGTCATTGGTACGTATGGCATGCCTATACTCCCTTTTTCCTATATTTCGGGCTTGTCACCAATACAGTCTAAAGACATATTGCCATTTGAAGTTTTCGCACGGTATATGTGTCCACGAGAACTCGTATTTTTATCCTCAGTCTGACAGAAGCAACGGCCGAGTTATTTTAACCTCGAGTATATTGTTTTTAACATTTTATCTTTGGTTCACGCATAACTGGAATCAACTTTGGTTATCTAGACCTTAAGCGTAAATTCAAGGATGTCTTACGTGCTTACTGGCGTCAGCATAAAAGTCACCATGAAGGCGAGGATACGGAACAATATGATGTTGCGCAGCACATAGCGTCCAGTATTTTTGCATTGTATTGGGACAAGCCTATTTATGAGCCTCTTAGGAAGGATAAAACGGAAATTATGAACTATTTTATAAAACACATTCAACTCTCGAAAACCCGAGAGGGCCAGTCGAACAATTTGCACCTTAAAACCGCCTCGTCGCTTCCAGGTATAGTAAAATTGGACGGCAGTTAtagtaattattttttatatttttccactCCTTCCTTTTACCAAGCGTATTTTTGTCCCAATTTTCTCGAATCGAAGGCCGCATTGGCGACCGAAAAATCAACGATGTAGAAAAAGCCGTACAAGGCATACAGGCAATGGCTTCTGGAAACAACAATGACCTACAACCCATTAAATGTTCGTCAAGATAGCTTATGATCTCAACGCTTTACTTTACCAAATTTTAGTTCGCTTTGGGTTTTTTGATCGCCTCTTTTTGCTGACTACATGGAAATGGcagatttgaaagaagaacttgatttGGCTTCTTCAAAGTGGTACCTCAAAAATGAAGCACACTCTAAGTCAGTTGAACCATATTCCATCAATGGGATCAATCTAGGGTATGAACGTAAGTTTTTCGGTACCTGCCGAAGTGGCTATCTCAAGACGTTTTTTTCTAACAGTTTGCGATGATGAAATACCAACTTTAGCTCGAAATCTGGCGTATGTTCCCCGCAACCTTCAGAACCTCTGAAGGCCTGGATTAAAACAAATCTGCCAAAATCCCAACTGTACTATACTCTTCTAGTTGAGGGCATACCATCTTGCTTCCCAGAGAAGACGATCCGCCTAGAGCTCATTAAAGCACTACAGACACAGGTAcggatgaagacaatttttttcaatAGACGGTATGTATTTTGATTCATTCTCTAACGCGTTTGGTCTCGTTTTTTCCCCTCTAGTATGGTGTCGAAGtcacagaaattttatcagttcCGTACTcgtcaaaaaaaaatatttacaaacttcTTCTACCCTCGACGGAAGAATGCGTCCAACTAGATTCTCAGCTCGTCAAAATCAAGTCTGTTTCCCACTACTTAATGCTGATGTATCCTGCAACGATCCTGAACAAACTCGAAACGTCGAGACCTCGAAGGTCTAACAGAAAACGTAAATTCCCTGATGAAGAAAACGGAATAGCAAAAAAAAGGTGCTACGATGCTTCGAAAGAGGATTTTGATAGTTCAGACGAGAATGTCCAGGCAGACGGCGGCATATTGACACCTGCTGCTCCATTCTTTAACGCAAAGGAGAGCCACCTGATTGAAACTGACAGCTTTGTGGCCGACCGTATATTAAGGCAACGTTGGGTGAATAACAAAATACAGTACCAACTGCGCCTGCGAGGTGAAAAGCAGACCATTAAGCTCTGGATATTTGATGAAGACATTTATTCAGAATTTGAATCAAATCGACGTAATGCTGCAATGATGCGTTTCCAACAAGGAAACTACCAAAACTTGAATGTAAATAATTCTGTCTCTCTGCCAGAGATTCAAGAAATTCTAGGCGTAAAGATGGTTAAGGAACAGCTCATGTTCTACGTCAAATGGAAAAAATCTGAAATATACACATTTGTTCCAAGTCCAATTGTACATAAAATCGCGCCGCAGCAAGTAATTCAGTTTTACGAAAGCCGCCTTTCGTTCAAAGATTCACCGAACAACACATCTAGCAACACTCCATCGTCTGCCATTTACCAAGTAAATT is a genomic window containing:
- the LOC126304695 gene encoding uncharacterized protein LOC126304695 yields the protein MAYSMKKQASSETHILGNSVLRFSTLGAGNEVGRSCFVLEYKNKRLMLDCGAHPAYEKHDARPYFEHLGDMSKIDTVLISHFHVDHVGSLPYLMQHTDFNGRVFMTHPTKAISNMILTDSIKITHDGVWNESDLRSTMKKVETMHYHQEISHKGMRFWSYNAGHVLGAAMFMIEVGGIKILYTGDYSRQEDRHLKEAELPAFFPDILIVESTYGIQDQEPRKDREFRLMDKIVRTIKGGGRVLLPIFALGRAQELLLIIDEFWKGHPDLQKVPVYFATSLGKKCMTVYQTYVDMMVDSIQKRMASENPFNFQFIRDLRSVDDLNDRHPCIVLSSPGMLQSGLSRDIFDRWCTDERNSVIMAGYTVENTLAHEILKEPPNVILKNGKIVPLKLAVHSVSFSAHVGYSQNMEFIGALNPPHIILVHGARAEMKNLRLKIEEKYKGQNVKVWSPENNTTIEIPFQKDINCRVVGRIVERHCDTDSAESEQMDVDQNNDSAEPDTQYNSDNNERTEPSTAMDTDVPTEDAEGLDVAEKDSNIVSINGVFILQDFDQILVDLRDLHYFSNLTTTVILQTMKLELHSVKFKDIKQYLSQMFDFVEGPFNYEDHPALSCGSLLIISTGDNEVTLKWNSTLNDDMIADSIIGLLAHIQINPNAFMDRSATNDLSGAQPSLPPNDKQDDLCRIASFLENHFSHVEVVKENFEIVVQVDEKKSVFNFSSNVISGKDEALNLRLNRLMTNIFSALFPSSRQEPKFTVVTVL
- the LOC126304697 gene encoding uncharacterized protein LOC126304697 isoform X1, producing MMLSISKGVVLAYFADSTCTQSTFKLSTFSATRKSESRFVPLQQRRFIANKARQEKSRAFRRWTNQITDRMSSLAFMPSSLMVIQTSRFHTSSACRNKKDYYEILGLSRNASKDEIKKAYRKLAMKYHPDRNSDPSSQEKFKLISEAYSVLSDDKKRQIYNQFGEEGVSGFGSAGPMGGMSPEEIFAQMFGGGFPGAENPFVNFSSEEKFTQDIDHVVSVSLEDLYNGKDITIEHVRKVICGTCNGKGAKPPYSPQVCSVCNGTGQRVTTRHLGGMYQQTINQCNACYGKGETIPSSHLCTECGGSKIVSRVVRKSINIPRGSRSGEAIVYPGESHQVPGAKSGDLRIWIEAKPHPVFKRLKNDGLLVEHTLPLTNALSGYEFGIKTLDGRQLILREVSGSGKVIKPGTIKMIPGEGMPSRKTGYSGNLYVRFNVEFPDAYMLPSESVKSLSTLLKQVSFVPKAEKLTDLPPGATLARVVEAPPGVVLEEEVSDIPNSGKRRRSRTSHSSQEQQCTQM
- the LOC126304697 gene encoding uncharacterized protein LOC126304697 isoform X2; the protein is MSSLAFMPSSLMVIQTSRFHTSSACRNKKDYYEILGLSRNASKDEIKKAYRKLAMKYHPDRNSDPSSQEKFKLISEAYSVLSDDKKRQIYNQFGEEGVSGFGSAGPMGGMSPEEIFAQMFGGGFPGAENPFVNFSSEEKFTQDIDHVVSVSLEDLYNGKDITIEHVRKVICGTCNGKGAKPPYSPQVCSVCNGTGQRVTTRHLGGMYQQTINQCNACYGKGETIPSSHLCTECGGSKIVSRVVRKSINIPRGSRSGEAIVYPGESHQVPGAKSGDLRIWIEAKPHPVFKRLKNDGLLVEHTLPLTNALSGYEFGIKTLDGRQLILREVSGSGKVIKPGTIKMIPGEGMPSRKTGYSGNLYVRFNVEFPDAYMLPSESVKSLSTLLKQVSFVPKAEKLTDLPPGATLARVVEAPPGVVLEEEVSDIPNSGKRRRSRTSHSSQEQQCTQM
- the LOC126304682 gene encoding uncharacterized protein LOC126304682 yields the protein MANDVDVIDLKRKFKDVLRAYWRQHKSHHEGEDTEQYDVAQHIASSIFALYWDKPIYEPLRKDKTEIMNYFIKHIQLSKTREGQSNNLHLKTASSLPGRIGDRKINDVEKAVQGIQAMASGNNNDLQPIKYLKEELDLASSKWYLKNEAHSKSVEPYSINGINLGSKSGVCSPQPSEPLKAWIKTNLPKSQLYYTLLVEGIPSCFPEKTIRLELIKALQTQYGVEVTEILSVPYSSKKNIYKLLLPSTEECVQLDSQLVKIKSVSHYLMLMYPATILNKLETSRPRRSNRKRKFPDEENGIAKKRCYDASKEDFDSSDENVQADGGILTPAAPFFNAKESHLIETDSFVADRILRQRWVNNKIQYQLRLRGEKQTIKLWIFDEDIYSEFESNRRNAAMMRFQQGNYQNLNVNNSVSLPEIQEILGVKMVKEQLMFYVKWKKSEIYTFVPSPIVHKIAPQQVIQFYESRLSFKDSPNNTSSNTPSSAIYQVNSSTSQNESNSGDPNAQPETSNKLESPNKNTTDDLLSITDINKSLELALDGDHASFLQ